The following coding sequences lie in one Girardinichthys multiradiatus isolate DD_20200921_A chromosome 13, DD_fGirMul_XY1, whole genome shotgun sequence genomic window:
- the LOC124879062 gene encoding piggyBac transposable element-derived protein 2-like produces MEEDLPHQQLCKQKRNFSLDQKEAEPLQIKEEQNEQEHQPIKEEQEEFESFQIKEEEEELHISQDEEPYLLKWNTYTFEVSPVNGEKYHLEPEPDRHQLDPEDAPEVKNQDQEENDHEDLGLRRDLVKLLAEAEVSSIAEDGPTSFRRQSSKHGCSETQDIGLRTRVPPVESDDSCLSDSDDSDEDHRAKPGDESSSDEESNSSNDPPASTSATIASAQSASAKRRRWRKLAWEKVQPQNSAKDLPIWRGSLPSAEETREPIQYFRDFFDVDLLNTIVQQSNLYCAQESTYSRYSGLKLDRNELEQFIGTLVYMSVVHLPTSRMYWSSECRVEQVADVMTRERWKKIKEFIHFNDNSNTTANSGDALFKIRPIIDSLLQKLSRLPQDQMLAVAQQMVPFTGTSSLIHYIPKRSRKWGYKIFVLCDTKGLVHSFDIFTGKLDPVPGEPDIGGSGNIVLKLVQVIHGSVNHLLYFDSWFSSFDLFVALANKGILALGTVEQSALQGCSFSTDPEMKKKGMGSFEEKRAVVDSLEIRAVKWFDYRGVIVASTFANAQPVSNIQRWDRKLKQKVSVECPAIISLYNTFVAGVDALDALITSHRIQIRSRKYYQRLFFHFVDMVIVNCWLLYQRDCESLDVPRKKQKDFLAFRISIAQALCMQGKDLSSKKRGWAFFDVESEFEKKKRRGPAKAIPTLKVRSDAVGHWPVVESGRQRCKLPNCKGQTVFKCSKCNVHLCLKKNKNCFGEFHK; encoded by the exons ATGGAGGAGGATCTACCTCACCAGCAGCTCTGCAAACAAAAGAGAAACTTTAGTTTGGACCAGAAGGAAGCAGAACCTCTGCAGATCAAAGAAGAGCAGAATGAGCAAGAACATCAACCGAtaaaggaggagcaggaggagttTGAATCTTTCCAaataaaagaggaagaagaggaactCCATATCAGTCAGGATGAAGAGCCTTATTTGCTAAAGTGGAACACTTATACCTTTGAGGTTTCTCCTGTTAATGGAGAAAAATACCACCttgaaccagaaccagacagaCACCAACTGGACCCTGAGGATGCTCCTGAAGTGAAGAACCAGGATCAGGAAGAAAACGATCATGAAGACTTAGGATTAAGGCGAGACCTTGTGAAgctgctggctgaagctg AAGTGTCCTCCATTGCTGAAGATGGTCCTACATCATTCAGAAGACAATCATCTAAACATGGATGCAGTGAAACACAG GACATTGGGCTTCGGACGAGGGTCCCACCAGTCGAAAGCGACGACAGCTGTCTTAGTGATAGTGACGATAGTGATGAGGACCACAGAGCTAAACCCGGTGATGAAAGCAGTAGTGATGAAGAGTCCAACAGCAGTAATGATCCACCTGCCAGCACTAGCGCCACTATCGCAAGCGCTCAATCGGCCTCTGCTAAAAGGAGACGCTGGCGAAAGTTAGCATGGGAGAAGGTGCAACCACAGAACTCAGCAAAAGACCTTCCTATCTGGCGAGGCTCTCTTCCCAGTGCTGAAGAAACCAGAGAGCCTATTCAGTATTTCCGAGACTTTTTTGATGTTGACCTTTTGAATACTATTGTACAACAAAGTAATCTGTACTGTGCACAAGAAAGTACATACAGTCGATACAGTGGCCTCAAACTGGATCGAAATGAACTTGAGCAGTTTATTGGCACTTTGGTGTACATGAGTGTTGTACATTTACCAACGTCAAGAATGTACTGGTCCAGTGAATGTCGAGTAGAGCAGGTGGCTGATGTGATGACCCGAGAGAGATGGAAAAAAATTAAGGaattcattcatttcaatgaCAACAGCAACACGACTGCCAACAGTGGGGATGCGCTCTTCAAAATTAGACCCATTATTGATTCACTTCTCCAAAAGCTTAGCAGGCTACCTCAAGATCAAATGTTGGCTGTTGCTCAGCAAATGGTCCCTTTCACAGGTACGTCTAGTCTAATTCATTATATCCCCAAGAGGTCTCGCAAATGGGGATACAAAATCTTTGTGCTGTGTGATACAAAGGGCCTGGTGCATTCTTTCGACATATTTACAGGAAAACTAGATCCTGTACCTGGAGAACCAGACATCGGGGGGAGTGGAAACATTGTCTTAAAGCTTGTACAGGTCATTCATGGTTCCGTCAATCATCTTCTGTATTTTGACAGCTGGTTTTCTTCCTTTGACTTGTTTGTGGCTCTTGCAAACAAGGGGATACTAGCCCTTGGGACTGTGGAGCAAAGTGCCCTCCAAGGGTGCAGTTTTAGCACAGACCCTGAGATGAAGAAGAAGGGAATGGGGTCATTTGAAGAGAAAAGGGCTGTCGTCGACAGTTTAGAAATAAGAGCAGTTAAATGGTTTGACTATAGAGGGGTGATCGTTGCTAGCACTTTTGCCAATGCCCAGCCTGTGTCTAACATCCAAAGATGGGACAGAAAGTTGAAACAGAAGGTTTCCGTTGAATGCCCAGCCATCATCAGCCTGTATAACACGTTTGTGGCTGGCGTTGATGCTCTAGATGCACTGATTACATCTCATCGTATCCAGATTAGGTCCAGAAAGTACTACCAAcggttattttttcattttgttgatATGGTCATTGTAAACTGCTGGCTATTATATCAACGTGATTGTGAATCCCTGGATGTtccaagaaaaaagcagaaggACTTTCTTGCGTTTAGAATTTCAATAGCACAAGCACTCTGCATGCAAGGCAAGGACCTGTCCAGCAAGAAGAGGGGCTGGGCTTTCTTTGATGTCGAAAGTGAATTTGAAAAGAAGAAACGTCGAGGCCCGGCTAAGGCTATTCCAACACTGAAAGTCCGTTCAGATGCTGTTGGTCACTGGCCAGTGGTGGAAAGCGGACGGCAACGCTGCAAACTTCCTAACTGTAAGGGCCAGACAGTCTTCAAATGTTCAAAGTGCAATGTGCACCTGTGCCTcaagaaaaacaagaactgtTTTGGAGAATTTCACAAGTAA
- the LOC124879063 gene encoding zinc finger protein 260-like, protein MGDQRRLLDFTRTPQIILHRIDVLQHYIKEEVLFDYRLFTQERNSSLDQDNPEPLEMKQELNESGHLQIKEEENELCVSQDKEHLVLKQDTDTFMVTPTEEEKYNIKLQPKLNQLMSQDSCETLNQDQEANHHQDSGSKRDKEPKQNKTHQKTRQYKANSDRSRLKELKKTHKDEKLYTCKMCNECFSQNRSLTIHMRSHSGEKPFSCVTCGKSFSLKGNLNDHMRSHTGEKPFSCVTCGKSFSLKGNLNDHMRSHTGEKPFLCMTCGKSYSRKDHLTRHMRIHTGEKPFSCLTCGKGFCLKGNLTDHLRSHTGEKPFLCKICGKDFTKKLNLACHMRSHTGEKPFSCVTCGKCFSQKNYAIVHMRSHTGEKPFSCVTCGKRFSIKGNLNVHMKTHTGEKPFLCMTCGKSYIRKDHLTRHLRIHTGEKPFSCLICGKGFCMKGNLTDHLRSHTGEKPFLCKICGKDFTKKLNLICHMRSHTREKPFSCVTCGKCFSQKSNAIVHMRSHTGEKPFSCVTCGKGFSIKGNLNDHMRSHTGEKPFSCVTCGKSFSIKGNLNDHMRSHTGEKPFLCMTCGKSYSRKDHLTRHMRIHTGEKPFSCLICGKSFFMKGNLTDHLRSHTGEKPFLCKICGKDFTKKLNLTCHMRSHTHEKPFSCMMCGKSFRQKHTLFYHMKTH, encoded by the exons ATGGGTGATCAGCGCAGACTGCTGGATTTCACCCGGACACCTCAGATCATCTTACACCGAATAG ATGTACTGCAGCATTACATTAAGGAGGAGGTTCTCTTTGACTACCGGCTGTTTACCCAGGAGAGGAACTCGAGTTTGGACCAAGATAATCCAGAGCCTCTGGAGATGAAACAAGAGCTAAATGAGTCAGGGCATCTGCAGATAAAAGAGGAGGAGAATGAACTTTGTGTCAGTCAGGATAAAGAACACCTTGTGCTGAAGCAGGATACTGATACCTTTATGGTGACTCCTACAGAAGAGgaaaaatacaacattaaacTTCAACCAAAATTGAACCAACTCATGTCTCAGGACTCCTGTGAAACTCTGAACCAGGATCAGGAAGCAAACCATCACCAAGACTCTGGATCCAAGAGAGACAAAGAGCCGAAACAGAATAAGACGCATCAGAAAACCAGACAGTATAAAGCCAATTCTGACAGGTCAAGACTAAAAGAACTAAAGAAAACTCACAAAGATGAGAAACTGTACACCTGTAAAATGTGCAATGAATGCTTTTCTCAAAATAGGAGCTTGACCATTCACATGAGAAGTCACtcaggtgagaagcctttctcatgtgtgacctgtggaaaaagtttcagCTTAAAGGGTAACTTGAATGATCACATGAGAagtcacacaggtgagaagcctttctcatgtgtgacctgtggaaaaagtttcagCTTAAAGGGTAACTTGAATGATCACATGAGAagtcacacaggtgagaagcctttcttATGTAtgacatgtggaaaaagttacAGTCGAAAAGATCATTTAACACGTCACATGAGAATTCATACCGGTGAAAAGCCTTTCTCATGTTTGACCTGTGGAAAAGGTTTCTGTTTGAAGGGAAATTTAACTGATCACCTGAGAAGTCACACTGGTGAGAAGCCTTTTTTGTGTAAGATTTGTGGAaaagattttacaaaaaaacttaatttagCTTGTCACATGAGAagtcacacaggtgagaagcctttctcatgtgtgacttgtggaaaatgtttcagtCAAAAAAATTATGCAATTGTTCATATGAGAagtcacacaggtgagaagcctttctcatgtgTGACCTGTGGTAAAAGGTTCAGCATAAAAGGTAACTTGAATGTTCACATGAaaactcacacaggtgagaagcctttcttATGTAtgacatgtggaaaaagttacATTCGAAAAGATCATTTAACACGTCACTTGAGAATTCATACCGGTGAAAAGCCTTTTTCATGTTTGATCTGTGGAAAAGGTTTCTGTATGAAGGGAAATTTAACTGATCACCTGAGAAGTCACACTGGTGAGAAGCCTTTTTTGTGTAAGATTTGTGGAaaagattttacaaaaaaacttaatttaatttGTCACATGAGAAGTCACACACGTGAGAAGCCTTTCTCTTGTGTGActtgtggaaaatgtttcagcCAAAAAAGTAATGCAATTGTTCATATGAGAagtcacacaggtgagaagcctttctcgTGTGTGACCTGtggaaaaggtttcagcatAAAAGGTAACCTGAATGATCATATGAGAagtcacacaggtgagaagcctttctcatgtgtgacctgtggaaaaagtttcagtATAAAGGGTAACTTGAATGATCACATGAGAagtcacacaggtgagaagcctttcttATGTAtgacatgtggaaaaagttacAGTCGAAAAGATCATTTAACACGTCACATGAGAATTCATACCGGTGAAAAGCCTTTCTCATGTTTGATCTGTGGAAAAAGTTTCTTTATGAAGGGAAATTTAACTGATCACCTGAGAAGTCACACTGGTGAGAAGCCTTTTTTGTGTAAGATTTGTGGAaaagattttacaaaaaaacttaatttaacTTGTCACATGAGAAGTCACACACATGAGAAGCCCTTCTCATGTATGATGTGTGGTAAAAGTTTCCGTCAAAAACATACCTTATTTTATCACATGAAAACTCACTGA
- the LOC124879065 gene encoding oocyte zinc finger protein XlCOF6.1-like isoform X3 gives MSSVQLQRRFINDQRKLLDFTRTPLIILHRIDLLQHNVKTEKAPPDEQIRSKEEPTYLQVKEEQDELEDPQIKEEETELCISQSEEQLVLKHDNDNFVVTHSYEEKYNIAPELTRNRLVSHEAPEAENQNQEENDDEGRGSKREEEKKQKRRWHKTRHNEISDKSKRELQMKTHKGKNLYSCKICDLYFSQNSHLTKHMRIHRRKRPLSCTICGKGFSQKSHFTDHMRIHTGERPFSCKICGKNLALKGHLTAHLRTHTGEKPFSCVTCGKSFSQRSSLGVHMTIHTGAKPFPCMTCGKYFSLKCNLIVHMRTHTGEKPFPCEVCGKSFSRKGHITEHMRIHSGEKPFSCMTCGKSFTRKGHLTDHVRIHKGEKPFLCETCGKSYIQKCHLNVHMRSHTD, from the exons ATGTCTTCAGTTCAGCTTCAGAGACGGTTTATCAACGATCAGCGCAAACTGCTGGATTTCACCCGGACACCCCTGATCATCTTACACCGAATAG ACCTCTTACAGCATAATGTTAAAACGGAGAAAGCTCCTCCTGACGAGCAGATCCGCAGCAAGGAGGAACCAACATATCTTCAAGTGAAAGAAGAGCAGGATGAGCTAGAGGACCCGCAGATAAAAGAAGAAGAGACAGAGCTCTGCATCAGTCAGAGTGAAGAGCAGCTTGTGCTAAAGCACGACAATGATAACTTTGTGGTGACTCATAGTTATGAGGAAAAATACAACATTGCTCCAGAACTAACAAGGAACAGACTTGTATCTCATGAAGCTCCTGAAGctgagaaccagaaccaggaagaaaacgATGATGAAGGCAGGGGATCCAagagagaggaagagaagaaacaaaaaaggagGTGGCATAAAACCAGACATAATGAAATTTCTGACAAATCAAAACGAGAACTGCAAATGAAAACCCACAAAGGCAAGAATCTGTATTCTTGTAAAATTtgtgatttatatttttctcaAAATAGCCACTTGActaaacacatgagaattcacagaCGTAAGCGGCCTTTGTCGTGTACTATTTGTGGAAAAGGTTTTAGTCAAAAAAGCCATTTCACTGATCACATGAGAATTCATACAGGTGAGAGGCCTTTCTCATGCAAGATTTGTGGAAAAAATTTAGCTCTAAAAGGTCATTTAACTGCTCAtttgagaactcacacaggcgagaagcctttctcatgtgTGACCTGCGGAAAAAGTTTCAGTCAGAGAAGTTCATTAGGTGTTCACATGACAATTCACACTGGAGCAAAGCCTTTTCCATGTATGAcctgtggaaaatattttagtttaaaatgtaatttaattgtACACATGAGAACGCACACCGGCGAAAAGCCATTCCCATGTGAGgtttgtggaaaaagttttAGCCGCAAAGGTCACATAACCGAGCACATGAGAATTCACTCAGGTGAAAAGCCTTTCTCCTGCATGAcctgtggaaaaagtttcacTCGAAAAGGTCATTTAACTGATCACGTTAGAATTCATAAAGGTGAGAAACCTTTCCTGTGTGAGACCTGTGGAAAGAGTTACATtcaaaaatgtcatttaaatgtaCACATGAGAAGTCACACAGATTAG